A single genomic interval of Pyrus communis chromosome 5, drPyrComm1.1, whole genome shotgun sequence harbors:
- the LOC137733440 gene encoding protein MOR1-like isoform X1: MSEEEKLLKEAKKLPWDDRLFHKNWKVRNEANIDLAALCDSIADPKDSRLREFGPLFRKTLADSNSPVQEKALDALIAFLRAADADAGRYAKEVCDAIVAKCLTGRPKTVEKAQAAFMLWVELEAVDAFLDAMEKAIKNKVSKAVVPAIDVMFQALSEFGAKVVPPKRILKMLPELFDHQDQNVRACSKGLTLELCRWIGKDPVKSILFEKMRDTMKKELEAELVNVTGIARASRKIRSEQDKEPEKEAVSEVVGPSLLEESAADAPQEIDEYELVDPVDILTPLEKSGFWDGVKATKWSERKEAVAELTKLASTKRIAPGDFTEICRTLKKLITDVNIAVAVEAIQAIGNLAKGLRTHFSGSSRFLLPGLLEKLKEKKPTMTEALSQALQAMHTAGCLNLIDIVEDVKTAVKNKVPLVRSLTLNWVTFCIETSNKAVVLKLHKDYVPILMECLNDGTPDVRDSSFSALAAIAKMVGMRPMERSLEKLDDVRRKKLSEMIMGSEGDASTTASSAQSSGVTAPSLETTDSSFVRRSAASMLSGKRPVQAAPAKQKGGSVKSGGSKKGGATVQPKASKLIEIPEDVEPGDMSLEEIESRLGSLIQEDTVSQLKSSAWKERLEAISSFKQQVEGLQDIDHSIEILVRLLCAVPGWSEKNVQVQQQVIEVITYMASTAKKFPKKCVVLCLLGISERVADIKTRTHAMKCLTAFSEAIGPGLIFERLYKIMKEHKNPKVLSEGVLWMVSAVEDFGVAHVKLKDLIDFCKETGLQSSAAATRNSTIKLLGAIHKFVGPDIKGFLTDVKPALLSALDAEYEKNPFEGASVVLKRSVRVTESTSSVSVGGLDGLPREDISGKVTPTLLKSLESPDWKVRLESIEAVNKILEEANKRIQPTGTAELFGALRGRLYDSNKNLVAATLTVVGNVASAMGAPVEKFSKGILSDVLKCLGDNKKHMRECTLTALDSWLSAVHLDKMVPYITAAISDTKLGAEGRKDLFEWLTRQLSGLSDFSDAAHLLKPASSALTDKSSDVRKAAETCVSEILRVSGHETVVKILRDIHGPTLALVERLNPHVSFKESFESAKAIPTAPTSKSISKAGKSASNGVLKHGAKATSRTIPTKGSNSMLSIQDIAVQSQALINVKDSIKEDRERLVAKKFKFEEPRIEQIQDLENDMTKYFREDVHRRLLSTDFKKQVDGLEILQKALPTIKKEIIEVLDILLRWFVLQFCKSNTTCLLKVLEFLPDLFDTFRDEAYMLTESEAAIFFPCLIEKLGHNIEKVREKMRELTKQIVQAYTAAKSFPYILEGLRSKNNRTRIECADLVGYLIDHHVAEISGQLKSLQIVASLTAERDGEIRKAALNTLATGYKILGEDIWRYVGKLTDAQKSMLDDRFKWKVREMEKRKEGKPGEARASLRRSVREIGPDVAEQSGEVARSVSGPMLSGRNYGHPEPHLERQLMPPHVLTGANGPTDWNEALDIISLGSPEQSVEGMKVVCHELAQATNDPEGSAMDELVRDVDRLVSCLANKVAKTFDFSLAGASSRSCKYVLNTLMQTFQNKRLAYAVKESTLDSLITELLLWLLDERVPHMDDGSQLLKALNVLMLKILDNADRTSSFVVLINLLRPLDPSRWPSPASNESFASRNQKFSDLVVKCLIKLTKVLQSTIYDVELDRILQSIHLYLQDLGMEEIRRRAGADDKPLRMVKTVLHELVKLRGAAIKGHLSMVPIDVKPQPIILAYIDLNLETLAAARMLTSTGSGGQTHWGDSAANNPSSATHSADAQLKQELAAIFKKIGDKQTCSIGLYELYRITQLYPRVDIFSQLQNASEAFRTYIRDGLAQMEKNAAAGRTPSSLPMPTPPPATLNASSPEFAPLSPVHTNSLVDSKSLNVKSEPTSFNLPPSYTEEYRLNNARGLTENSLVDQRNERYIGGVTNGTLDAIRERMKSMQLAAAAGNPDQETRPLMYVNDNVNQSLSGQIPRASENPLQIGVHPMDERALSGLQARMERLKSGTIEPL; this comes from the exons atgtcggaggaggagaaattgctCAAGGAGGCGAAGAAACTGCCGTGGGACGATCGGCTCTTCCACAAGAACTGGAAGGTGAGGAACGAGGCCAACATTGACTTGGCCGCTCTCTGCGACTCCATCGCCGATCCCAAAGACTCTCGCCTTCGTGAATTTG GTCCGCTTTTTAGGAAGACTCTGGCGGATTCCAATTCGCCCGTGCAAGAGAAGGCGCTCGATGCCTTGATTGCATTTTTACGAGCTGCGGATGCTGATGCTGGAAG ATATGCCAAGGAAGTTTGTGATGCCATTGTGGCCAAATGCCTCACTGGCAGGCCGAAGACGGTGGAAAAGGCTCAAGCTGCATTTATGCTTTGGGTTGAATTGGAGGCCGTGGACGCTTTCTTG GATGCTATGGAGAAGGcaataaaaaacaaagtttCCAAAGCTGTTGTGCCTGCAATTGATGTCATGTTTCAGGCTTTAAG TGAATTTGGCGCAAAAGTTGTTCCTCCGAAAAGGATTTTGAAGATGCTCCCTGAACTATTTGACCATCAAGATCAAAATGTTCGTGCATGTTCCAAAGGGCTTACTCTTGAGCTTTGTCGTTGGATAGGAAAAGATCCTGTTAAATCAATATTGTTTGAGAAGATGAGGGATACAATG AAAAAAGAGTTGGAGGCTGAGCTTGTAAATGTTACAGGGATAGCCAGGGCATCTCGCAAAATCAG ATCGGAGCAAGACAAGGAGCCAGAAAAGGAAGCTGTTTCTGAAGTAGTTGGTCCTAGTCTTTTGGAGGAATCTGCAGCAGATG CTCCTCAGGAAATAGATGAATATGAGCTTGTTGATCCTGTTGATATATTGACTCCTCTGGAGAAGTCTGGATTTTGGGATGGAGTG AAAGCTACAAAGTGGTCAGAACGAAAGGAGGCTGTTGCAGAGTTAACCAAGCTTGCTTCAACTAAAAGAATTGCCCCCGGCGATTTTACAGAAATCTGTCGGACATTAAAGAAg CTTATAACAGATGTGAACATAGCTGTTGCAGTTGAAGCTATTCAAGCTATTGGTAATCTTGCTAAGGGTCTAAGAACTCATTTTTCTGGGAGTTCACGATTTCTATTGCCAGGTTTACTT gaaaaattgaaagaaaaaaagccaACTATGACTGAGGCGCTCTCACAAGCTCTTCAAGCAATGCATACAGCTGGCTGCTTAAATCTCATTGACATTGTTGAAG ATGTTAAGACAGCAGTAAAAAATAAAGTACCACTTGTGCGTTCATTGACTTTGAACTGGGTGACATTTTGTATTGAAACAAGCAACAAGGCTGTTGTTTTAAAGTTACACAAGGATTACGTTCCTATATTAATGGAG TGCCTCAACGATGGAACCCCAGATGTGAGGGATTCATCCTTTTCAGCTTTGGCAGCAATAGCTAAG ATGGTTGGTATGAGGCCCATGGAAAGGTCACTTGAGAAACTTGATGATGTCAGAAGAAAGAAGCTCTCTGAAATGATTATGGGTTCTGAAGGTGATGCATCCACTACTGCAAGCTCAg CCCAAAGCTCTGGTGTGACTGCACCCTCGTTGGAG ACTACAGACAGTTCATTTGTTCGAAGGTCAGCTGCAAGCATGCTTAGTGGGAAGAGGCCTGTTCAGGCAGCT CCTGCAAAACAAAAAGGGGGATCTGTTAAATCGGGTGGCAGTAAGAAGGGAGGTGCAACTGTGCAGCCAAAAGCTTCTAAGTTAATTGAAATACCTGAAGATGTTGAG CCAGGTGATATGAGTCTTGAAGAGATTGAGAGCAGATTAGGTTCTCTTATACAAGAAGATACCGTCTCTCAATTAAAGAGTAGTGCATGGAAAGAACGGCTTGAAG CCATATCCTCATTTAAACAGCAAGTTGAAGGTTTACAGGACATTGAccattcaattgagattttagtTCGTTTACTTTGTGCTGTCCCTGGTTGGAGTGAAAAAAATGTTCAG GTTCAGCAACAGGTTATTGAAGTTATTACCTATATGGCGTCCACTGCGAAGAAGTTTCCTAAGAAATGTGTAGTACTTTGTCTTCTGG GTATTAGTGAACGGGTTGCAGATATCAAGACCCGGACTCATGCCATGAAGTGCCTCACTGCATTTTCTGAAGCCATAGGTCCAGGATTAATTTTTGAAAGA CTTTACAAAATTATGAAAGAGCACAAGAACCCTAAGGTTCTCAGCGAGGGAGTATTGTGGATGGTTTCAGCAGTTGAAGACTTTGGTGTCGCACATGTGAAACTTAAG GATTTGATCGATTTTTGTAAAGAAACTGGACTGCAGTCCAGTGCTGCTGCCACTAGGAACTCTACTATTAAGCTTTTGGGTGCTATACATAAATTTGTTGGTCCAG ATATTAAAGGGTTTCTTACTGATGTTAAACCTGCACTACTCAGTGCACTGGATGCAGAGTATGAAAAGAATCCATTTGAG GGTGCTTCTGTGGTTCTGAAGAGAAGTGTTAGGGTAACGGAATCTACTTCATCTGTCTCTGTTGGCGGGTTAGATGGCCTTCCACGTGAAGATATTAGTGGAAAGGTCACCCCTACGCTGCTGAAGAGTTTGGAGAGTCCTGATTGGAAG GTTCGCTTGGAGTCAATAGAAGCTGTCAATAAAATTTTAGAAGAAGCTAATAAGCGCATCCAGCCAACTGGAACGG CGGAGTTGTTTGGTGCCTTAAGGGGGCGTTTATATGATAGCAACAAGAACTTGGTCGCTGCAACCTTAACGGTTGTTGGTAATGTTGCATCTGCAATGGGCGCACCAGTTGAAAAGTTCAGCAAG GGCATTCTGTCAGATGTTTTGAAATGTCTAGGAGACAATAAGAAGCATATGAGAGAATGCACTTTAACTGCATTAGACTCATGGCTCTCTGCTGTTCATCTTGATAAAATG GTTCCTTATATTACAGCAGCTATATCAGACACCAAGCTTGGTGCTGAAGGGCGGAAAGATCTTTTTGAATGGTTGACAAGACAGCTTTCTGGGTTAAGTGATTTCTCTGATGCTGCTCATCTTCTGAAACCAGCTTCCTCTGCTTTGACG GATAAATCCTCAGATGTTCGTAAAGCAGCAGAGACATGCGTTTCTGAAATTTTGAGAGTTAGTGGGCATGAAACG GTTGTGAAGATTTTGAGAGATATTCATGGGCCAACTTTAGCTCTTGTTGAACGATTGAATCCTCATGTATCTTTTAAAG AATCTTTTGAGTCGGCCAAAGCAATACCGACAGCCCCAACTTCCAAAAGCATTTCAAAGGCTGGAAAGTCTGCTTCCAATGGAGTTCTGAAGCATGGAGCCAAAGCTACTTCA AGGACCATTCCCACAAAGGGATCAAATTCCATGCTGTCAATCCAAGATATAGCTGTCCAGTCACAGGCCTTGATAAATGTTAAAGATTCAATTAAG GAGGATAGAGAGCGATTGGTAGCTAAAAAGTTTAAGTTTGAAGAGCCACGGATAGaacagattcaagatcttgag AATGATATGACGAAGTACTTTAGAGAGGATGTGCATAGGCGGCTTCTTTCTACAGATTTTAAGAAGCAGGTTGATGGGCTTGAGATACTACAGAAG GCGCTTCCAACCATTAAAAAGGAAATTATTGAAGTATTGGATATACTGCTGAGGTGGTTTGTTTTACAATTTTGTAAATCGAACACAACATGCCTGTTAAAG GTGCTGGAATTTCTGCCAGACCTTTTTGATACATTTAGGGATGAGGCGTACATGTTGACTGAATCAGAAGCGGCCATATTTTTTCCATGCTTGATAGAGAAG CTCGGGCATAACATTGAGAAAGTACGAGAAAAAATGCGGGAGTTGACCAAACAAATTGTGCAGGCATATACTGCTGCAAAAAGCTTCCCTTATATTTTGGAGGGATTACGTTCTAAGAACAACCGTACTCGAATTGAGTGTGCTGATCTTGTTGGATATTTGATTGATCACCACGTAGCTGAG ATTAGTGGACAACTAAAGTCTTTGCAAATTGTTGCGAGCTTGACAGCAGAAAGAGATGGTGAAATTAGGAAAGCTGCTTTAAATACGCTAGCTACTGGTTATAAGATTCTTG GTGAGGACATATGGAGATATGTTGGAAAGTTAACAGATGCTCAGAAAAGCATGCTAGATGATCGATTTAAGTGGAAG GTTCGAGAAATGGAgaaaaggaaggaaggaaagccAGGCGAAGCCAGGGCTTCTCTGAGGCGTTCTGTCAGGGAAATTGG GCCTGATGTAGCAGAGCAAAGTGGGGAGGTTGCTCGATCTGTTTCTGGTCCAATGCTTTCTGG GAGAAACTATGGCCATCCTGAGCCTCACTTGGAGAGGCAACTGATGCCACCCCATGTACTCACAGGGGCCAATGGCCCAACAGACTGGAATGAAGCTTTGGATATCATTTCTTTGGGTTCTCCTGAACAG TCGGTTGAAGGAATGAAAGTAGTGTGTCATGAGTTGGCACAGGCGACTAATGATCCGGAAGGCAGTGCTATGGATGAACTAGTGCGCGATGTAGATAGACTGGTTTCTTGCTTGGCAAATAAG GTAGCAAAGACTTTTGACTTCAGTTTGGCGGGAGCTTCATCTAGGTCTTGTAAATATGTCCTGAACACTCTTATGCAG ACATTTCAAAATAAAAGACTTGCTTATGCTGTCAAGGAAAGTACTCTTGACAGTCTAATCACTGAGCTCCTACTGTGGCTTTTGGATGAAAGGGTTCCCCATATGGATGATGGCAGCCAACTTCTGAAAGCCTTGAATGTTTTGATGCTAAAGATTCTG GATAATGCAGATCGGACTTCGTCCTTTGTTGTTCTCATCAACCTCTTACGTCCTTTAGATCCCTCAAGATGGCCATCACCTGCATCCAATGAATCATTTGCTTCCAGAAATCAGAAGTTCTCCGATCTGGTTGTCAAATGTTTAATAAAACTTACAAAG GTTCTTCAAAGCACAATATATGATGTTGAACTGGACCGTATCCTTCAAAGCATCCATTTATACCTACAAGACTTAGGGATGGAAGAGATTAGGAGAAG AGCTGGTGCTGATGACAAACCACTGCGTATGGTGAAGACCGTTCTGCATGAGCTTGTGAAGCTTCGTGGAGCTGCAATTAAAGGTCACCTTTCCATGGTTCCTATAGACGTAAAACCGCAGCCCATCATTCTTGCCTACATTGATCTTAATCTTGAG ACATTAGCTGCGGCAAGGATGCTGACATCAACTGGGTCTGGGGGCCAAACTCATTGGGGTGATTCAGCAGCCAACAATCCTTCATCTGCCACACATTCTGCTGATGCACAGTTAAAG CAAGAACTTGCTGCCATATTCAAGAAGATTGGCGACAAGCAAACTTGCAGCATTGGTCTATATGAACTATATCGCATAACCCAACTGTACCCAAGA GTTGATATATTCTCTCAACTCCAAAATGCTAGCGAGGCTTTCCGGACATATATTAGAGATGGTTTGGCGCAG ATGGAGAAGAATGCCGCAGCTGGAAGGACTCCTTCAAGTTTGCCAATGCCAACTCCTCCCCCAGCTACTCTAAATGCTTCTTCACCTGAATTTGCACCCCTGTCCCCTGTACACACGAATTCCTTGGTTGATTCGAAATCATTAAATGTGAAATCTGAACCAACTAGCTTTAATCTACCGCCATCATATACTGAAGAATACAGGCTGAATAATGCCAGAGGTCTCACCGAAAACTCTTTGGTAGACCAAAGGAATGAGAGATATATTGGTGGAG TGACCAACGGAACCTTGGATGCGATTAGAGAGAGGATGAAGAGCATGCAGTTGGCCGCAGCTGCTGGGAACCCGGATCAAGAAACCAGGCCGTTAATGTATGTGAATGACAACGTAAACCAGAGCCTCTCTGGTCAGATTCCTCGTGCATCAGAGAACCCACTCCAGATTGGGGTTCACCCCATGGATGAGAGGGCATTATCCGGACTTCAAGCCCGTATGGAGAGACTAAAAAGTGGGACAATCGAACCCCTTTAA